One window of the Asticcacaulis sp. SL142 genome contains the following:
- a CDS encoding tetratricopeptide repeat protein yields the protein MSLKSTAATGAFVAYTFIIGATIGAACPAWAQSPEAKAAAAIPAETTVTVEGKTKPKTAERALRLNPRTASSCNFMSSGMGNSETYFIQDYIAATTGNASPEAMASAGVTYNDDGTMSQGDGNTYFRENSPFGDASTSSNAAAGFFNRMENGSVSESNIAQYCSPGDLAYAAGRAHIARRDKTLPEAYALFDAKKYPEALEMAKKSYAKLTDAEGGVEASLMIGKIYVYGLHGTADVPEGLKWLERAAGTAFDITQQMPPFDPKYPEDSLTPISEAAILMAKVYMIGLGVPKNPKEARKWFERANYVGYVPAAKTLGDIYYYGYDTPKDVKKAVEYYTQAAKLGFTPAQYSLAEIYYYGDDGTNADVKTAVAWYYEASKQNHAGALHAVARAYDAGEGADADPTKALVYYKEAALAGNADAQNAMGTYFYQGGQIAKDDVSARKWFEAAARQGQDDAMFNLAVMLMKGEGGDKDLVKAWVWFRLAQAKGHESAKAALTALEKRMTDADKAQALAILSPPAKS from the coding sequence ATGTCATTGAAATCCACAGCCGCCACAGGTGCGTTTGTCGCATATACATTTATTATAGGGGCGACTATCGGCGCGGCCTGCCCGGCTTGGGCTCAAAGCCCTGAAGCTAAAGCCGCTGCGGCTATCCCGGCAGAAACGACCGTAACCGTCGAAGGCAAGACTAAGCCCAAGACCGCCGAACGCGCCCTGCGGTTAAATCCCAGAACCGCCAGTTCCTGTAACTTCATGTCCTCCGGCATGGGCAATTCCGAGACCTATTTCATTCAGGATTACATCGCGGCGACCACCGGCAATGCCAGCCCCGAAGCTATGGCCTCAGCCGGCGTCACCTATAATGACGACGGCACTATGTCACAGGGTGACGGCAACACCTATTTCCGTGAGAACAGCCCGTTTGGCGACGCCTCAACATCGTCCAATGCGGCGGCGGGTTTTTTCAACCGAATGGAAAACGGCAGCGTTAGCGAATCCAATATAGCCCAGTACTGCTCACCCGGCGATCTGGCCTATGCGGCCGGACGCGCCCATATCGCCCGTCGCGACAAGACCCTGCCCGAAGCCTATGCCCTGTTCGATGCCAAGAAATACCCCGAAGCCTTGGAGATGGCGAAAAAGTCCTACGCCAAACTGACCGATGCCGAGGGCGGCGTTGAGGCCTCGCTGATGATCGGCAAAATCTATGTCTATGGCCTGCACGGCACCGCCGACGTCCCCGAAGGTCTGAAATGGCTGGAGCGTGCCGCCGGCACGGCCTTTGATATCACACAGCAGATGCCGCCGTTTGATCCCAAATACCCCGAAGACAGCCTCACCCCCATAAGCGAAGCCGCCATTCTGATGGCCAAGGTCTATATGATCGGTTTGGGCGTGCCCAAAAACCCCAAGGAAGCTCGCAAGTGGTTTGAGCGGGCCAACTATGTCGGCTATGTCCCGGCGGCCAAAACCCTGGGTGATATCTATTACTATGGCTATGACACCCCCAAGGATGTCAAAAAAGCCGTCGAATATTACACGCAAGCCGCCAAGCTTGGGTTCACGCCTGCGCAGTATTCGCTGGCGGAAATCTATTACTATGGCGACGATGGCACCAATGCCGACGTTAAAACCGCCGTCGCCTGGTATTATGAAGCATCCAAGCAAAACCATGCCGGCGCGCTTCATGCGGTCGCTCGTGCCTATGACGCTGGTGAAGGCGCCGATGCTGATCCGACCAAGGCGCTGGTCTATTATAAAGAGGCCGCCTTGGCCGGAAATGCCGATGCTCAGAACGCCATGGGCACCTATTTCTATCAGGGGGGCCAGATCGCCAAGGATGATGTCTCAGCCCGCAAATGGTTCGAAGCCGCCGCCCGTCAGGGGCAGGATGACGCCATGTTCAACCTCGCCGTCATGCTGATGAAGGGCGAAGGCGGCGACAAAGATCTGGTCAAGGCCTGGGTCTGGTTCCGCCTGGCGCAGGCCAAGGGCCACGAAAGCGCCAAAGCGGCCCTCACCGCCCTTGAGAAGCGCATGACCGATGCCGATAAGGCGCAGGCTCTGGCTATCCTGTCACCGCCAGCCAAGTCTTAA
- the rpsJ gene encoding 30S ribosomal protein S10, translating to MDRQNIRIRLKAFDHRVLDHSTREIVNTAKRTGATVRGPIPLPTLIERFTVNRSPHVDKKSREQFEIRTHKRVLDIVDPTPQTVDALMKLDLSAGVDVEIKI from the coding sequence ATGGATCGTCAGAATATCCGCATCAGACTCAAGGCCTTCGATCATCGCGTGCTGGATCATTCCACACGCGAAATCGTGAACACGGCCAAGAGAACGGGCGCCACCGTTCGGGGGCCTATTCCCCTGCCTACGCTCATTGAGCGTTTCACCGTAAACCGTTCGCCGCACGTCGATAAGAAGTCCCGCGAACAGTTTGAAATTCGCACGCACAAGCGTGTGCTCGACATCGTCGATCCGACTCCTCAGACCGTGGACGCGCTCATGAAGCTCGACCTGTCGGCGGGTGTCGATGTCGAGATTAAGATCTGA
- the rplC gene encoding 50S ribosomal protein L3 — MRTGLIAKKLGMTRYFDNDGVHVPVTVLSLEGCQVVAQRTKDRDGYVALQLGAGSAKAKNTTKPERERFAKAQVEPKAILAEFRVSEDALVDVGAELSADHFVEGQKVDIQGTTIGKGFAGAMKRWNFGGMRATHGVSVSHRAHGSTGQRQDPGRTFPGKKMAGHYGVETVTTLNLEVVRVDAERGLLYIRGAVPGSEGSFVKIRDAVKKAAPQGLPFPAGIKSVAAAPVAANEAPAEAPAAEEGAE; from the coding sequence ATGCGGACGGGCTTGATTGCCAAAAAGCTGGGCATGACGCGTTATTTCGATAACGATGGCGTCCATGTGCCAGTTACCGTTCTCTCCCTAGAGGGCTGCCAGGTTGTGGCGCAGCGTACGAAGGACAGGGACGGCTATGTCGCGCTCCAGCTCGGTGCTGGATCGGCGAAAGCAAAGAACACCACGAAGCCGGAGCGTGAGCGCTTCGCCAAGGCTCAGGTTGAGCCCAAGGCGATCCTCGCTGAGTTCCGTGTTTCCGAAGACGCGCTTGTCGACGTCGGGGCTGAACTGTCGGCTGACCACTTCGTTGAGGGGCAGAAGGTCGACATTCAGGGCACGACCATCGGTAAGGGCTTTGCCGGCGCCATGAAGCGCTGGAACTTCGGTGGTATGCGTGCAACTCACGGTGTGTCGGTGTCTCACCGGGCGCACGGTTCAACGGGTCAGCGTCAAGACCCGGGCCGTACCTTCCCAGGTAAGAAGATGGCCGGTCACTACGGTGTTGAAACCGTTACGACCCTGAACCTCGAAGTGGTTCGCGTTGATGCCGAGCGTGGCCTTCTTTATATTCGCGGTGCTGTTCCCGGTTCGGAAGGGTCTTTCGTCAAGATCCGTGACGCCGTGAAAAAGGCCGCTCCGCAAGGTCTGCCGTTCCCTGCTGGTATTAAGTCTGTAGCTGCCGCTCCGGTCGCTGCAAATGAAGCCCCGGCTGAGGCTCCTGCCGCAGAAGAGGGAGCTGAATAA
- the rplD gene encoding 50S ribosomal protein L4, producing MKIQVTNLNADQAGELELSDNVFGLEDIRSDILARVVNWQLAKRRAGTHKVQTRNENSRTGKKMYKQKGSGGARHGSRRAPQFVGGSRAFGPVVRSHAFDLPKKVRALGLRHALSSKVKSGSLIILDQAIVDAPKTQSLLASFEKLGLKNALFIAGPEVDTNFALASRNIPNIDVLPNAGLNVYDILRREKLVLTKSAVEAIEARFAVGA from the coding sequence ATGAAAATCCAAGTCACCAATCTGAACGCTGATCAAGCGGGCGAGCTGGAACTTTCGGACAACGTCTTCGGTCTCGAAGATATCCGCTCCGACATTCTGGCCCGCGTCGTGAACTGGCAGTTGGCCAAGCGCCGCGCCGGTACGCACAAGGTTCAGACCCGCAACGAGAATTCTCGTACGGGTAAGAAGATGTATAAGCAAAAAGGCTCCGGCGGCGCGCGTCACGGCTCACGTCGTGCCCCGCAGTTCGTTGGCGGTTCGCGCGCTTTCGGTCCGGTCGTTCGCTCTCATGCGTTTGACCTGCCTAAGAAGGTTCGTGCGCTCGGCCTGCGTCATGCTCTGTCGTCCAAGGTAAAGTCCGGCTCGCTGATCATTCTTGATCAGGCGATTGTGGATGCCCCGAAGACCCAAAGCCTGCTGGCATCTTTTGAGAAGCTCGGCCTGAAGAACGCGCTGTTTATCGCGGGTCCTGAAGTCGACACCAACTTCGCTCTGGCTTCGCGCAACATCCCGAATATCGATGTGCTGCCGAACGCCGGTCTCAATGTCTATGACATTCTGCGTCGTGAAAAGCTGGTTCTGACCAAGTCTGCGGTCGAAGCCATCGAAGCACGCTTTGCTGTGGGAGCTTAA
- a CDS encoding 50S ribosomal protein L23 codes for MAATIRNYDVLLSPHITEKATLLSEQNKVVFKVALDSSKDEVASAVEALYGVKVTKVNTIVQKGKTKRFKGIKGRRIDVKKAIVTLEEGQSIDITTGL; via the coding sequence ATGGCTGCTACTATTCGCAATTACGACGTTCTTCTGTCGCCGCACATCACCGAAAAGGCCACTCTGCTTTCCGAGCAGAACAAGGTTGTCTTCAAGGTGGCGCTGGACTCCTCTAAGGACGAAGTCGCCTCGGCGGTTGAAGCGCTTTACGGCGTGAAGGTCACTAAGGTGAACACGATCGTCCAAAAGGGCAAGACCAAGCGCTTCAAGGGCATTAAGGGCCGCCGCATTGATGTCAAAAAGGCGATTGTTACCCTCGAAGAGGGCCAATCCATAGACATCACAACCGGCTTGTAA
- the rplB gene encoding 50S ribosomal protein L2, with amino-acid sequence MALKQYNPTSPGRRQLVLVDRSELHKGRPEKSLVEGLTKSGGRGAGGRIAVRFRGGGAKRLYRIIDFKRRKFDVVGTVERLEYDPNRTAFIALINYADGEKAYILAPQRLKAGDQIIASEKVDVKPGNAAPLRALPIGTIIHNVELKPLKGGQLARSAGAYAQLVGRDAGYAQIRLGSGELRMVLDTCMATVGAVSNQDHMNENLGKAGRAVHKGRRPHVRGVAMNPIDHPHGGGEGRTSGGRNPVTPWGKPTKGRKTRTNKATDKFIIRSRHVKKAR; translated from the coding sequence ATGGCTTTAAAGCAATATAATCCGACCTCCCCCGGCCGTCGTCAGCTTGTTCTGGTTGACCGCTCGGAACTTCACAAGGGTCGCCCTGAGAAATCACTCGTCGAAGGCTTGACCAAGTCCGGCGGTCGTGGTGCCGGTGGCCGTATCGCTGTCCGCTTCCGCGGCGGTGGTGCCAAGCGCCTGTACCGCATCATCGACTTCAAGCGTCGTAAGTTTGATGTGGTTGGCACGGTTGAGCGTCTGGAATATGACCCTAACCGTACCGCGTTCATCGCTCTGATCAACTACGCCGACGGCGAAAAGGCCTATATCCTGGCCCCGCAACGCCTCAAGGCCGGTGACCAGATCATCGCCTCTGAAAAGGTTGACGTGAAGCCTGGTAATGCCGCTCCGCTGCGCGCCCTGCCGATCGGCACGATCATCCACAATGTTGAGCTGAAGCCGCTTAAGGGTGGTCAGTTGGCCCGCTCGGCCGGCGCCTATGCTCAGCTTGTTGGTCGTGACGCCGGTTACGCTCAGATCCGTCTGGGTTCGGGCGAGCTGCGCATGGTGCTCGACACCTGCATGGCGACCGTCGGCGCTGTGTCCAACCAGGACCACATGAACGAAAACCTCGGTAAAGCCGGTCGCGCTGTCCATAAGGGCCGCCGTCCACACGTCCGCGGTGTCGCCATGAACCCGATCGACCACCCGCACGGTGGTGGTGAAGGCCGTACCTCCGGTGGTCGTAACCCTGTGACACCTTGGGGCAAGCCCACCAAGGGTCGTAAGACTCGTACCAACAAAGCGACGGATAAGTTCATCATCCGCTCGCGTCACGTTAAGAAGGCTCGCTAA
- the rpsS gene encoding 30S ribosomal protein S19 yields the protein MARSVWKGPFVDGHLLKKADAAQGSGRKEVIKTWSRRSVIMPQFIGLTIGVYNGQKHVPVIVSEDMVGMKLGEFSPTRNFPGHAADKKAKRK from the coding sequence ATGGCACGCTCCGTATGGAAAGGTCCTTTCGTGGATGGTCACCTTCTTAAGAAGGCTGACGCCGCGCAGGGTTCCGGTCGCAAAGAGGTCATTAAGACCTGGTCGCGTCGCTCGGTCATCATGCCCCAGTTCATTGGGCTGACGATCGGCGTATATAATGGTCAAAAGCATGTGCCCGTAATCGTGTCGGAAGACATGGTCGGCATGAAGCTCGGTGAATTTTCGCCTACGCGGAACTTCCCCGGTCACGCCGCTGACAAGAAGGCGAAGAGGAAGTAA
- the rplV gene encoding 50S ribosomal protein L22, with amino-acid sequence MSQTKNPRRVEANEARVKLVSVRISPRKLNLVAQSIRGLKVQRALNELEFSHKRIAKDVRKALYSAISNAENNHNLDIDNLFVAQAYVGKGIVMKRFASRARGRSSRILKPFSEITIVVREFGAEAAKGAA; translated from the coding sequence ATGTCTCAGACAAAAAATCCTCGCCGCGTTGAAGCCAACGAAGCCCGCGTTAAGCTGGTTTCGGTGCGCATCAGCCCGCGTAAGCTCAATCTGGTCGCTCAATCCATTCGGGGTCTGAAGGTGCAACGCGCCCTCAACGAACTGGAATTCAGCCACAAGCGCATCGCCAAAGACGTTCGCAAGGCTCTGTATTCGGCTATCTCCAACGCCGAAAACAACCACAACCTGGACATCGACAACCTGTTTGTCGCTCAGGCTTATGTGGGCAAGGGCATTGTCATGAAGCGTTTCGCTTCACGGGCTCGTGGCCGTTCGTCGCGTATCCTCAAGCCGTTTTCGGAAATCACGATCGTGGTTCGCGAATTCGGTGCCGAAGCTGCTAAAGGGGCTGCGTAA
- the rpsC gene encoding 30S ribosomal protein S3: MGQKVNPIGLRLGVNRTWDSRWFAARQEYAKLLHQDLKIRKELKEKLNAAGVSRIIIERPHKKCRITIYAARPGVVIGKKGQDIDKLRKDIATLTEGEVFLNLVEVRKPEVDAQLVAESIAQQLERRIAFRRAMKRSIQSAMRLGAKGIRMNLSGRLGGAEIARMEWYREGRVPLHTIRADIDFGFAEALTTYGIIGIKVWIFKGEVLEHDPMAQDKRWAIEAAGPSSNERPERSDRNRGPRRDRNQKEA, translated from the coding sequence ATGGGTCAGAAAGTTAATCCTATTGGTCTGCGCCTCGGCGTTAACCGCACCTGGGACTCGCGCTGGTTCGCGGCGCGTCAGGAATATGCCAAGCTGCTTCATCAGGACCTGAAGATCCGTAAGGAACTGAAGGAAAAGCTGAACGCTGCCGGTGTGTCGCGCATCATCATCGAGCGTCCTCATAAGAAGTGCCGCATCACCATCTACGCTGCCCGTCCGGGCGTCGTGATTGGTAAAAAAGGCCAGGACATCGACAAGCTGCGTAAGGACATCGCCACCCTCACTGAGGGCGAAGTGTTCCTGAACCTGGTCGAAGTGCGTAAGCCCGAAGTTGACGCTCAACTGGTTGCCGAGTCTATCGCTCAGCAGCTTGAGCGCCGTATCGCCTTCCGCCGCGCCATGAAGCGTTCGATCCAGTCGGCTATGCGTCTGGGCGCCAAGGGCATCCGTATGAACCTTTCGGGCCGTCTCGGTGGTGCTGAAATCGCGCGTATGGAATGGTACCGTGAAGGCCGCGTGCCTTTGCATACTATTCGTGCTGACATTGACTTCGGTTTCGCTGAAGCTCTGACCACCTACGGTATCATTGGTATCAAGGTGTGGATCTTCAAGGGCGAAGTCCTTGAGCACGATCCGATGGCCCAGGACAAGCGTTGGGCGATTGAGGCGGCTGGCCCATCGTCGAACGAACGTCCTGAGCGCTCTGACCGTAACCGCGGCCCGCGCCGCGATCGTAATCAGAAGGAGGCTTAA
- the rplP gene encoding 50S ribosomal protein L16 — MLLPKRTKYRKAFKGRIHGNAKGGFTLNFGSYGLKTVEPERLTARQIEAARRAITRQMKRQGRVWIRIFPDLPVTGKPAEVRMGKGKGAVDYWAARVAPGRILFEIDGVPDDIAREALRLGAAKLPVRTRVVTRLDAGIAPVAEAAE, encoded by the coding sequence ATGTTGCTCCCTAAGCGCACCAAATACCGCAAGGCTTTCAAAGGCCGTATTCATGGAAACGCCAAGGGCGGCTTTACGCTGAACTTTGGTTCGTATGGCCTGAAGACGGTCGAGCCTGAGCGCCTGACAGCTCGTCAAATCGAAGCTGCCCGTCGTGCGATCACCCGCCAAATGAAGCGCCAAGGCCGCGTTTGGATCCGTATTTTCCCTGACCTGCCGGTCACGGGTAAGCCTGCCGAAGTCCGTATGGGTAAAGGTAAGGGTGCGGTGGATTACTGGGCCGCGCGCGTGGCTCCGGGTCGCATTCTGTTTGAAATCGACGGCGTGCCGGACGATATCGCTCGCGAAGCTCTGCGCCTCGGCGCGGCCAAGCTGCCGGTTCGTACCCGCGTCGTGACCCGCCTTGATGCCGGCATTGCGCCGGTCGCTGAGGCTGCGGAGTAG
- the rpmC gene encoding 50S ribosomal protein L29, translating into MTKIADLRGKTPDQLHEELLNLKKEQFNLRFQKATGQMEKTHRVDEVRKDIARIKTLLTAQKA; encoded by the coding sequence ATGACCAAGATTGCTGACCTGCGGGGCAAGACCCCTGACCAATTGCACGAAGAACTGCTCAATCTGAAGAAAGAGCAATTCAACCTGCGTTTCCAGAAGGCCACTGGCCAGATGGAAAAGACTCACCGTGTAGACGAAGTCCGTAAGGACATCGCCCGCATTAAGACCCTTTTGACGGCCCAAAAAGCCTAA
- the rpsQ gene encoding 30S ribosomal protein S17 → MPKRILEGLVVSDKGDKTIVVKVERTVLHPLLKKTVRVSKRYHAHDEANTYKAGETARIIECAPKSKLKTWEVLPKEA, encoded by the coding sequence ATGCCCAAGCGTATTCTGGAAGGTCTGGTTGTTTCCGATAAGGGCGACAAGACCATCGTTGTTAAGGTTGAACGCACCGTTCTGCACCCGCTCTTGAAAAAGACGGTTCGCGTATCGAAGCGCTACCACGCCCACGACGAAGCTAACACCTATAAGGCTGGCGAAACCGCACGCATCATCGAATGTGCGCCTAAGTCGAAGCTGAAGACCTGGGAAGTGCTTCCTAAAGAAGCCTAA
- the rplN gene encoding 50S ribosomal protein L14 — protein sequence MIQMQTNLDVADNSGARRVMCIKVLGGSKRRYASVGDLIVVSVKEAIPRGRVKKGDVLRAIVVRTAKDIQRKDGSVIRFDTNAAVIVNKSSEPVGTRIFGPVPRELRAKNHMKIISLAPEVI from the coding sequence ATGATTCAGATGCAAACTAACCTGGATGTTGCCGATAATTCCGGCGCACGCCGGGTCATGTGCATCAAGGTGTTGGGTGGCTCTAAGCGCCGCTACGCCTCGGTGGGTGACCTGATCGTCGTTTCCGTTAAGGAAGCGATTCCGCGTGGTCGCGTGAAGAAGGGTGATGTGCTGCGCGCCATCGTCGTTCGCACCGCGAAAGACATCCAGCGTAAAGACGGATCGGTGATCCGTTTCGACACCAATGCTGCCGTGATCGTCAATAAGTCGTCCGAGCCCGTTGGCACTCGTATCTTCGGCCCGGTTCCGCGCGAATTGCGCGCCAAGAACCACATGAAGATCATTTCGCTGGCGCCGGAGGTGATCTGA
- the rplX gene encoding 50S ribosomal protein L24, producing MAAKIKKNDTVVVLTGKDKGRQGKVLRVLTEENRVVVQGIAVVQRHTRASQTNPQGGIINKEAAIHVSNVAHIDPKSGKPTRVGFKIDGDKKVRVAKKSGEVING from the coding sequence ATGGCTGCGAAGATTAAGAAAAACGACACCGTTGTTGTGTTGACCGGTAAGGACAAGGGCCGTCAAGGCAAGGTCCTTCGGGTACTGACTGAAGAAAACCGCGTCGTCGTGCAAGGCATTGCTGTGGTTCAACGCCACACCCGCGCCAGCCAGACGAACCCGCAAGGCGGCATCATCAATAAAGAAGCCGCTATCCACGTTTCGAACGTCGCCCACATCGACCCTAAGTCCGGCAAGCCAACCCGCGTTGGTTTCAAGATTGACGGCGACAAGAAGGTGCGCGTCGCCAAGAAGTCCGGTGAGGTCATCAATGGTTAG